Genomic segment of Pseudomonas sp. DY-1:
TATCCGTCTTCATGGTCACGACGCCGCGATAGGCCTTGTACCTGGATCCCGGCACCTCGCTGAGGAAAACCTTTATGCCCTCCTCGTCCTTAGCCAGCTTCCAGTCCTCGGCACGAGCACCTGAGACCGCCAGAAGCCCCAAGGCGCAGAACGCCACAAACTTGAATCTCATGATTTCTCCTTGTTCGGACAGTACCGGCGATGGGCCGGCCGAATAAATCAAGCGGCCGAGGTTGCCTCTTCCAGCCAGCCGAGCAGGCGAATCGCCTCATCGCGGCTATCACCGCAAACTTCCGGATCTGCATCAAAAGCACCACAGACAGCCGGACGGCGAGGATCGCCGAACAACTGGCAGAGATTCTCGACGGACAAATGCAGACAACGCTCTCCGGCTGGCTTTCCCGAAGGCATGCCAGGAATCGGGGAACTGATGGATGGTGCAATGCAACAAGCACCGCAGCCTGGGCGGCAGAGCATGGCGAACGACCTCGGACGGCAGGAATGCTGGAACAAACGCGCATTTTACTTGGACGGAGCCGGTGTGGACATGACCCCAACCACCGACGCCTGGTGCGCACGAAGCTCTTGTGGAGTTTCGCCCTTGTAGATACGTGCGCTCAGTTGCCCTTCGTGCACTTCAAGTCCTATGCGTTGGGGATCTCGCAAGTCGAACACCTGATAGGCCACAGATTGGCTATGAAAAGCCCGCAAGCCTGACGTCAGGTAAAACGCCTGGGTCGCAATGATGCTCCGACCACCCTCCCCTACATCTGAATCACCACTCAACAGCACCACCAGGCGTCGACCGGACATGTCGTACGCACCGGAGAGTTCGCCAAAGCCATAAACGCGCTCCCCCAAGTCCCGCCGCCAGCTCAGGTAAAGCCGGTTCAGCTTCGGCTCGCCCAGCGTCACCTTCAGCAGCAACCCGCGCTCGCCATCATCCTCGAGGGACAACGTGTATCCGCTCAGGCTGCCATCTGCACAGCGCAGATGCCCCTTCAGCAGCAGCCTGTCACCCAAGCGCTCTACTGACTCCAGACTCTGGTCGCGACACAGTAGCTCTTGCTGCAGCAGGGACGGTGCCTTTCTCCCCACACCAGCCGCTAGAAAACCACCCTCAGCAGCCCAGAGCGTTTTTTCCGGCCGTTTTTGCGCGTAGACCCCGAACCCCGAACCACTCCAGGAAAGCCTGTAGCGACCGAAATCGAAGTCGCGCGCCACCATGAAGGCCGGCGGCAGATGCAGCTCCGCAATCACCGGCTTCGTGCGCCAGGCATCGAGACCACGCAAAACTGTAATTGCCACCGCGAGCAGCAGCAGTGCGAAGAAACCCAGCCCACGCCAAAACCCCATGGCCCGCCCCTTTCCTTGAATAACAACACCCATTAGGCTTGCACGCTTCCAACGACACAGAGCCCCAGATCATGCCGGTATGGATGCAGACCGCCGCCCTACTCACCCTATCCAACGTTTTCATGACCTTCGCCTGGTATGGCCATCTAAAGACCCTTAATACCAAGCCCTGGATCATTGCCGCGTTGATCAGCTGGGGTATCGCGCTGTTCGAGTACCTGATCATGGTGCCGGCCAATCGCATCGGCTATACCGAGCTCTCGGTCGGCCAACTGAAGATCATGCAGGAAGTGATTACCCTGGCGATCTTCGTCCCCTTCAGCGTGCTCTACATGCAGCAGCCGCTGAAGCTGGACTATCTCTGGGCGGGGCTGTGCCTACTAGGCGCGGTCTACTTCATTTTCCGCAGCTAGGCTCGCCTGCGCTTCGACCATGCGTCGCCAAAAATCGACTCAGACTGCTCATTAACAGTCGTTAACTCCACGTCCTCGCCGATTTTTTCCTAGGCAGACCTTTTCTCGGCGTCCTAGCGTTCGAGCACTACGCGGGTTTCTTCAATCGGGCGATCAGGCTGGAAGTATCCCAGCGCCCACCGCCCATGGCCTGGACCTCAGCGTAGAACTGGTCGACGAGTGCCGTAATAGGCAATTGCGCGCCGTTGCGAGCCGCCTCGTCGAGGACGATGGACAGGTCCTTGCGCATCCAGTCCACGGCGAAGCCGAAATCGAATTTGCCATCCAGCATGGTCTGGTGTCGGTGTTCCAGCTGCCAGGACTGCGCAGCCCCCTTGCTGACCACTTCCATGGCGCCCTGTGCATCCAGCCCGGCGCACTGGGCGAAGTGCAGCGCCTCGGCCAACCCTTGCAGCAGACCGCCGACGCAAATCTGATTAACCATTTTGGTCAGTTGTCCGCTGCCCACGGGCCCCATGCGTCGAATCAGTTTGGCGTAGCTGTCGATCACCGGCGCGGCACGGTCGTAGAACACCTGCTCGCCACCC
This window contains:
- a CDS encoding YkgJ family cysteine cluster protein, giving the protein MLCRPGCGACCIAPSISSPIPGMPSGKPAGERCLHLSVENLCQLFGDPRRPAVCGAFDADPEVCGDSRDEAIRLLGWLEEATSAA
- a CDS encoding DMT family protein, producing MPVWMQTAALLTLSNVFMTFAWYGHLKTLNTKPWIIAALISWGIALFEYLIMVPANRIGYTELSVGQLKIMQEVITLAIFVPFSVLYMQQPLKLDYLWAGLCLLGAVYFIFRS
- a CDS encoding NAD(P)-dependent oxidoreductase; its protein translation is MAEVAFIGLGVMGFNMAGHLACEGHSVRVYNRSPGRTTLWCDEFGGDAFATPREAAEGAEFVMVCVGNDDDLRAVLLGADGAFAGMAPGSILVDHTTASADVAREMATLAAERELGFLDAPVSGGQAGAEAGMLSVMVGGEQVFYDRAAPVIDSYAKLIRRMGPVGSGQLTKMVNQICVGGLLQGLAEALHFAQCAGLDAQGAMEVVSKGAAQSWQLEHRHQTMLDGKFDFGFAVDWMRKDLSIVLDEAARNGAQLPITALVDQFYAEVQAMGGGRWDTSSLIARLKKPA